One Brassica napus cultivar Da-Ae chromosome C4, Da-Ae, whole genome shotgun sequence genomic region harbors:
- the LOC106395909 gene encoding uncharacterized GPI-anchored protein At3g06035-like: MVLMITKMSLSLYIIHLLIFSLISTYVISNQEEDNLLQGLNSYRTAQSVPPFAKNDKADCVADEIANKLEDEPCTNHTTASTITPGSVPPRLSNYQDILSECNVDPNSTRDGLILPVCIPNRVPTLVLTNYTHTGYARYLNDSRYVGAGVGSEKEWMVVVLTTSTPGGSFSSGEATSLRVMAGLGLMGLLFNCLLVL; the protein is encoded by the exons ATGGTCTTGATGATTACCAAGATGTCGCTCTCTCTGTACATCATTCATCTTCTCATATTCTCCTTGATTTCCACTTATGTTATCAGCAACC AGGAGGAGGATAATCTTCTTCAAGGACTGAACAGCTACAGAACTGCACAAAGCGTTCCACCTTTTGCAAAGAACGATAAAGCTGATTGTGTGGCAGATGAGATAGCCAACAAGCTTGAAGATGAGCCATGCACAAACCACACCACAGCCAGCACAATTACTCCTGGTTCTGTCCCTCCACGGTTATCGAACTACCAAGACATTCTCTCTGAGTGCAATGTCGACCCAAACAGTACCCGTGATGGATTGATATTACCAGTTTGTATCCCTAACCGGGTACCTACACTAGTTCTAACCAATTACACCCACACTGGTTATGCTCGGTATCTTAACGATTCAAGATATGTTGGAGCTGGTGTTGGTTCGGAGAAAGAGTGGATGGTAGTTGTGTTGACCACAAGTACTCCAGGTGGAAGCTTCTCAAGTGGGGAAGCAACGTCACTAAGAGTTATGGCTGGCTTAGGTTTAATGGGGCTGTTGTTTAATTGCCTTCTAGTCCTGTGA